The following proteins come from a genomic window of Nothobranchius furzeri strain GRZ-AD chromosome 1, NfurGRZ-RIMD1, whole genome shotgun sequence:
- the LOC139063639 gene encoding spectrin alpha chain, non-erythrocytic 1-like, whose amino-acid sequence MLGSAHEVQRFHRDADETKEWIEEKNQALNTDNYGHHLASVQALQREHEGFERDLAALGDKVRIPDRYQDPSCLWRHVLHGSGDSTPAVPDQRSAGCFPI is encoded by the exons atgctgggcagcgcccatgaggtgcagcgcttccacag agacgctgatgagaccaaagagtggatcgaggagaagaaccaggccctgaacacagacaactacggccaccacctggccagcgttcaggctctgcagcgtgaacatgaaggctttgagcgtgacctggcagctctgggtgataaggtccgcattcctgatcggtaccaggacccgagttgtctctggagacacgttcttcatggttctggtgactccaccccagccgttcctgatcagcgatcagcggggtgctttcctatttaa
- the LOC139063614 gene encoding uncharacterized protein isoform X1, translating into MAEEAPMVQAQQQEHLGSAPGKDEADSNPGFPQESSAARLLQQHVIAADRNRCGQQNLFHRSRQQRESAASQEQHVAAFTRRFYFLRATPLKRVKFDIFGEGKTGNRTRKLREATEIFRIKNVLPSGCFTFKKGY; encoded by the exons atggctgaggaggctcctatggttcaggctcag caacaagaacatctgggttctgctcctggaaag gatgaagccgactctaaccccggctttccacaggagtcgtcagcagcacgtttactgcagcagcacgtcatagctgctgataggaaccgctgtggtcaacagaaccttttccaccggagccgtcagcagcgcgagtcggccgcgtctcaggagcagcatgtcgcggcctttacgcgccggttctattttctacgcgcgacgcctctgaaacgggtcaagttcgacatttttggggaaggaaagacaggaaatcggacgcggaaattgagagaagctaccgagattttcagaataaagaacgtactgccttccggttgctttacttttaaaaaaggttactaa
- the LOC139063614 gene encoding spectrin alpha chain, non-erythrocytic 1-like isoform X2 has translation MEEGHFAGSEPSARQNILIHHVLTPDLLTRQQQVAPTDDETGKELVLALYDYQEKSPGEVTMKKGDILTLLNSTNKVVLLELASLAE, from the exons atggaggaag gtcacttcgctggttcagaaccctcggcccgtcagaacattcttatccaccacgttctaacaccagacctgttaacccgacagcaacaagtggctccaactgacgatgagaccgggaaggagctggttctggctctgtacgactaccaggagaagagtcctggagaggtcaccatgaagaagggcgacatcctcacgctgctcaacagcaccaacaag gttgttttacttgaactcgcgtctttagctgaatga